Genomic DNA from Hyperolius riggenbachi isolate aHypRig1 chromosome 10, aHypRig1.pri, whole genome shotgun sequence:
TCACTCCCGCCTGGTTTGTCTGGGTCATAAGCTGGTTAGAATTCTGAGTGGAGTCATTCTCCCCTGCAGAATAGGAATGGTTAGATGTGTGAACCCTGTAATGTCTGAGAAGGTTCCGTTTCACGCTAAAGCACTTCCCACACTCGGAACATGAAAAGGGCTgttcacctgtgtgaattctctggtgcCTAGTAAGGCTTTCTTTCACactaaagcatttcccacactctggacaagaAAAGGGGCGCTCAccagtgtgacttctctggtgtttAAGAAGCTTTTCTTTCAAAGGGAagcgtttcccacactctgaacaagaatAAGGAAACTCGCCTGTGTGGTTTCTCTGGTGTATGCGAAGGGTTTCTTTTACCTTGAAgcacttcccacactctgaacacgaaTATGGGCGCtcgcctgtgtgacttctctggtgtatAATTAGTTTTGCTTTCAGACTGAAgcacttcccacactctgaacatgaatagggaaagtcacctgtgtgacttctctggtgccGAACAAGGCTTTTCTTAAAATTGAAACGTTTCCCACAGTCTGAACATGTAAAAGGACCCTCACGTGAGTGTCTTCTCTCGTGCCAAGCCAGGTTTTCTTTCCGAGTGAAaccttttccacattttgtacaAATAAACGGATAATTACCAGTGTGAATTATCTGGTGCGTTACAAGGTTTTTCTTCTTCCTAAAACTTTTCCCACAAACTGAACATGAGAAATGAAGCTCAGTTGTGTGAACCCTCTGGTGTTTAAGAAGGCCTCCTTTCTGAATGAAGcgcttcccacactctgaacatgaatagggTTGATCCCCTGTATGGATTCTCTGGTGTCTGTGAAGGCTTCCTTTCTGCgtgaaacttttcccacactctgaacatgagaaTGGCCGCTCCCCTGTGTGGACCTTCTGATGTGAGAGAAGATAGGATTGCTTTAtgaaacatttctcacactcagaacATGCAAACATTTTATCACCTCCACATTTCGCACTAGAGGAAGATTCCTCAGAAACAGACGCATCATGAGATCTGTGTGTAGTGACAGCGGTACCAAGATGTGACCTATCAGAAGCTTCTTCAGGATAAGAGGTATCTTGTGATCTACCCGCACTGTGACTTCTGTGTTGTACTTTTGTAATATTCTCCTTATGCCCTAGAGGATGCTGGGTAATGTCACTACCTCCTGCCGATACAATAAGATTCCTCTTCGAGATATTCCAGGCCTCGTGTTCATCTGCTGGAAAATAAttacaatgataaaaaaaaaattataattttataGGAAACTgattcattgtaattttttttttttttttttttatataagtacACTAGAGAGGTTGATACTCGGCACTCGAGTGGGCGGAGGTTGTGCCCACATGTATAGATGCAAACACTAAAAGTAACACTTCACCCCGTCCTCCATTATGGAATGGCTCAGATCAGCATGGGGACGTGCATCTGGTCATATTGAAGAAAACAGCAGTGCAGAAAGGCAGTCCAGGCACTGTCCCCTTAAATGCTTTATTTACGCATTACCCATGTCTGCAATAGTGACAGTAGATAATTCCATATATTCCCATAAACAGGGTACCTCTGACCTGCGTGAACGGGTGGTGAAGGGGTGGCTGGAAGAGTGGTGACCAGGTGAAGTCGGACGGCACTAAAGCCATTTCAGGCCGATATGGCACTTGCTCACGTGCTTCTGCATCCTTGTGTCAGTGGCGGTGCGGACGGGCTTCCGAGATGAACTCCTGGGCTCCGCCTTGCTAACCCGCCATTGGCTAGTTAGACTGACATCATACAGGGTGATAGGTGAGGGGGCGTGATTTTGCCGCACATCCGCGGCGCACTCTGGATAGTGCTGTGCTCATTATTACATGTACTTTACAGCTGGGTAAGGTGATAAAACAAAAGGTGCATATTCATATACAAAAACTGCTGTGCCAAAACTCTAGTGATATACAAAATGTGAGTAAATAAAGTGCAAAGTTGAATTAGTGAATAAACGCCCAGCAGGTCATGTTATATGTAACCACAGCAACTTAGCTGCGctatttcaaaataaaaacatCATTTATTCTTAACATTAAAAAATCATTCCCCCCTGGTTTAAAACCTTGTGTGATGCTGGGGTTATCACTTGCACGGACCGATAGGAGGCTTATTAGGTCATttagtaattattattttttttttcttgcttttgggGGGTCAGTTCTTTTTCGTGTAGAAGCAAACCTCCAACATAGAGCTGAATCCTATAACACAAATATAGGAATAGCAATAGCAATACACCCTCACAAACTATTAGACACTGAGACATATATTTTTATGGTAAGGAATGGagatttc
This window encodes:
- the LOC137535185 gene encoding zinc finger protein 23-like isoform X1 encodes the protein MMRTVKYEDVVCVRSDQETVEEDEMMRTIKEEEEDTYVRSEQQSMEEDEIMSTIIKVEEEMYVKGHEQFMKESDMMGIIKEEEEETCVRDDQQSMEEDYVIKTIKEEETYVRDDQQYTEEGYVIRTIKEEEEMYVRDDQLSTEEGYIMWTIKEEDTYVRSYQQSVEEGDTMGLVNEKQCSQYRSMTDEHEAWNISKRNLIVSAGGSDITQHPLGHKENITKVQHRSHSAGRSQDTSYPEEASDRSHLGTAVTTHRSHDASVSEESSSSAKCGGDKMFACSECEKCFIKQSYLLSHQKVHTGERPFSCSECGKSFTQKGSLHRHQRIHTGDQPYSCSECGKRFIQKGGLLKHQRVHTTELHFSCSVCGKSFRKKKNLVTHQIIHTGNYPFICTKCGKGFTRKENLAWHERRHSREGPFTCSDCGKRFNFKKSLVRHQRSHTGDFPYSCSECGKCFSLKAKLIIHQRSHTGERPYSCSECGKCFKVKETLRIHQRNHTGEFPYSCSECGKRFPLKEKLLKHQRSHTGERPFSCPECGKCFSVKESLTRHQRIHTGEQPFSCSECGKCFSVKRNLLRHYRVHTSNHSYSAGENDSTQNSNQLMTQTNQAGVKVFSCLVCNKSFSLKQSFLRHQMIHTGERLYSCSECGKRFTQKGHLLRHQRSHTGERPFLCLMCGKRFTNKPNLVKHQKAFSH
- the LOC137535185 gene encoding zinc finger protein 23-like isoform X2, whose product is MMRTVKYEDVVCVRSDQETVEEDEMMRTIKEEEEDTYVRSEQQSMEEDEIMSTIIKVEEEMYVKGHEQFMKESDMMGIIKEEEEETCVRDDQQSMEEDYVIKTIKEEETYVRDDQQYTEEGYVIRTIKEEEEMYVRDDQLSTEEGYIMWTIKEEDTYVRSYQQSVEEGDTMGLVNEKQCSQYRSMNEHEAWNISKRNLIVSAGGSDITQHPLGHKENITKVQHRSHSAGRSQDTSYPEEASDRSHLGTAVTTHRSHDASVSEESSSSAKCGGDKMFACSECEKCFIKQSYLLSHQKVHTGERPFSCSECGKSFTQKGSLHRHQRIHTGDQPYSCSECGKRFIQKGGLLKHQRVHTTELHFSCSVCGKSFRKKKNLVTHQIIHTGNYPFICTKCGKGFTRKENLAWHERRHSREGPFTCSDCGKRFNFKKSLVRHQRSHTGDFPYSCSECGKCFSLKAKLIIHQRSHTGERPYSCSECGKCFKVKETLRIHQRNHTGEFPYSCSECGKRFPLKEKLLKHQRSHTGERPFSCPECGKCFSVKESLTRHQRIHTGEQPFSCSECGKCFSVKRNLLRHYRVHTSNHSYSAGENDSTQNSNQLMTQTNQAGVKVFSCLVCNKSFSLKQSFLRHQMIHTGERLYSCSECGKRFTQKGHLLRHQRSHTGERPFLCLMCGKRFTNKPNLVKHQKAFSH